In one window of Carassius auratus strain Wakin chromosome 28, ASM336829v1, whole genome shotgun sequence DNA:
- the LOC113046565 gene encoding interferon-induced protein 44-like, with protein MGGSESTPPPPPPVEFDKPWRDTPWDNKALLEKNLRELKLSDPKVKYIRILLAGEVGAGKSSLINSVNSVFQKRITTEALADNAGGRSFTKTYDTYYIRNGQSVLPFVFNDIMGLEPGESHGADPEDIAKALEGLLKEGHNFNPVASAKNYDCKSETSPEDLTYCLVYVIAADKVSMMNQEVFRKLRVIRQKASSLGIPQAVIMTMVDEACPLVKKDLRKIYTSKKIKEKMQECSNSVGVPVSHIFPVKNYHEESDTQNDIDVLILRALTHIVQIADDLLNRRKRGSEKC; from the exons atgggAGGATCAGAatcaacaccaccaccaccaccaccagtgG AATTTGATAAACCATGGAGGGACACACCCTGGGA CAATAAAGCACTTTTGGAGAAAAACCTGAGGGAACTTAAGCTGAGTGATCCAAAAGTTAAGTACATCAGGATCTTGCTGGCTGGAGAAGTGGGAGCAGGAAAATCCAGCTTAATCAACTCAGTCAATAGTGTTTTTCAAAAAAGAATCACAACAGAAGCTCTTGCTGATAATGCAGGTGGTAGAAGTTTTACAAAAACA tacgACACTTATTACATAAGAAATGGACAATCAGTTCTGCCTTTTGTCTTCAATGACATCATGGGCTTAGAACCTGGAGAATCACATGGTGCAGATCCAGAAGACATTGCCAAAGCCCTTGAGGGTCTCCTTAAGGAAGGACACAAT TTCAATCCAGTTGCTTCTGCTAAAAATTACGACTGCAAAAGTGAAACAAGCCCTGAGGATCTGACATACTGTCTGGTCTATGTCATAGCAGCTGACAAAGTATCAATGATGAATCAAGAAGTCTTCAGAAAGTTAAGAGTCATTAGACAGAAGGCCAGCAGTCTGG GAATTCCTCAGGCAGTCATCATGACGATGGTGGATGAAGCTTGCCCACTAGTAAAAAAAGACCTAAGAAAAATCTACACTAGCAAGAAGATAAAAGAGAAG ATGCAGGAGTGCTCTAATTCAGTTGGTGTCCCTGTGAGCCACATCTTCCCTGTGAAGAACTACCATGAGGAAAGTGATACACAAAATGACATTGATGTACTGATCCTGAGGGCTCTCACACACATTGTGCAAATTGCAGATGATCTGCTGAACAGAAGAAAGAGGGGTTCTGAAAAATGTTAA